A region of Argentina anserina chromosome 5, drPotAnse1.1, whole genome shotgun sequence DNA encodes the following proteins:
- the LOC126795487 gene encoding ras-related protein RABB1b-like — MSDEYAYHFKYIVVGATSVGKSSLFLRFINNKKFQHEYDTAISKVTVEGTPVKLEIKDIGGEKMWTSQKYLSRKVAGVLLVFDVTRRETFNTLSVWLKHVDYIRKMTNLTIMLVGNKCDSRKRDVLSSEGMEFALRNGLLYSDTSSKTDVNVEEAFMKTTVKILQNVKENERRSTALPEKIIGFGSDYPKDQQVLLLNGDDVAANQNN; from the coding sequence ATGTCTGATGAATACGCCTACCACTTCAAGTACATCGTCGTTGGGGCCACGTCTGTAGGGAAATCGTCCCTTTTCTTGAGATTCATCAATAATAAGAAGTTTCAGCATGAGTATGATACCGCCATTAGCAAGGTCACAGTTGAGGGTACACCCGTTAAgctcgagatcaaggacatTGGTGGAGAAAAAATGTGGACATCCCAAAAATATCTCAGCCGAAAGGTAGCTGGAGTGCTTCTGGTTTTCGACGTAACCAGAAGGGAGACATTTAATACTCTCTCGGTCTGGCTAAAGCATGTAGACTATATACGGAAGATGACTAACCTCACAATCATGCTCGTAGGAAACAAGTGTGATAGTCGAAAAAGGGATGTCCTTTCTTCCGAAGGGATGGAATTCGCTTTGCGGAATGGACTATTATACTCGGACACATCTTCAAAAACTGATGTTAACGTTGAGGAGGCTTTTATGAAAACTACTGTAAAGATTCTTCAAAATGTAAAAGAAAACGAAAGGCGTTCGACGGCATTACCTGAAAAGATAATTGGATTTGGATCAGACTACCCAAAGGACCAGCAGGTGTTGCTGCTCAATGGGGATGATGTTGCAGCTAATCAGAATAATTAA